A genomic window from Leptolyngbya sp. BL0902 includes:
- a CDS encoding leucyl aminopeptidase family protein, producing the protein MSTAIPIYLVTAADLAQAHPDSQAWATTIGFKADPNTLCLVPGEGGCIAKVLVGKPDTINTWTLGSLSTTLPPHTYTLADDWPPEQATQLWLGWRLGEYRFTPYKRPKTQNRATLTPPAGADGAYVNHTVIATTLVRDLINTPAGDMGPEQLESTAQTLADAHTANLTVIRGDDLLQQGYPLIHAVGRASSQAPRLIDLTWGQADHPKITLVGKGVCFDTGGLDIKPAAGMKLMKKDMGGAAHVLGLAAMVMGLQLPVRLRVLIPAVENSISGNALHPLDVVSSRRGLTVEVGNTDAEGRLVLADALWEAVSEEPEPELLIDFATLTGAARIALGTELPACFCNDPTVAAALLDCGLQTDDPLWQLPLHQPYRPMIESKVADLSNISDSSYGGAITAALFLQEFTKPTIPWVHIDVMAWNIRSLPGRPEGGEAMAMRAIFALIEQTLADCPWPH; encoded by the coding sequence TTGTCCACCGCCATTCCCATCTATCTCGTCACCGCTGCCGACCTAGCCCAAGCCCATCCCGATAGCCAAGCCTGGGCCACAACCATCGGGTTTAAGGCCGACCCGAATACCCTCTGTCTGGTTCCTGGAGAAGGGGGGTGCATCGCCAAGGTCTTAGTGGGCAAACCCGACACCATCAACACCTGGACATTGGGCAGCCTCTCCACCACCCTGCCGCCCCACACCTACACCCTAGCCGACGATTGGCCCCCAGAACAGGCTACCCAACTCTGGCTGGGCTGGCGACTGGGGGAATATCGCTTCACCCCCTACAAACGCCCCAAAACTCAGAACCGCGCCACCCTCACTCCTCCCGCCGGAGCCGATGGGGCCTACGTGAACCATACCGTTATCGCTACAACCCTTGTTCGCGATCTGATCAACACCCCCGCCGGGGATATGGGGCCAGAGCAGCTGGAATCCACTGCCCAAACCCTCGCAGACGCTCACACCGCTAATCTCACAGTCATTCGTGGAGACGACCTTCTCCAGCAGGGCTATCCCCTGATCCATGCTGTGGGCCGCGCCAGTTCCCAAGCCCCGCGATTGATCGACCTCACCTGGGGGCAGGCGGATCACCCCAAAATCACCCTGGTGGGCAAGGGCGTCTGCTTTGATACGGGTGGCCTCGATATCAAACCTGCGGCGGGCATGAAGCTGATGAAAAAAGACATGGGTGGTGCTGCCCACGTCCTCGGCTTAGCCGCCATGGTCATGGGCCTCCAGCTCCCTGTCAGGCTGCGGGTGCTCATTCCCGCCGTGGAAAACAGCATTTCCGGCAATGCCCTGCATCCCCTGGACGTGGTATCCTCCCGCCGAGGGTTGACTGTGGAGGTGGGCAACACCGATGCTGAGGGTCGCCTCGTCTTGGCCGATGCCCTCTGGGAGGCCGTCAGCGAAGAGCCGGAACCGGAACTGCTGATCGACTTTGCCACCCTCACCGGAGCCGCCCGCATCGCCCTCGGCACTGAACTCCCCGCCTGTTTTTGCAATGACCCTACCGTTGCCGCTGCGCTGCTAGACTGCGGTCTTCAAACCGATGATCCCCTCTGGCAACTGCCGCTCCACCAGCCCTACCGCCCCATGATCGAAAGCAAGGTGGCCGACCTGTCTAACATTTCCGACAGCTCCTATGGGGGGGCAATCACCGCCGCCCTCTTTCTGCAAGAATTTACTAAACCGACTATCCCCTGGGTACACATCGACGTGATGGCCTGGAACATTCGATCCCTCCCCGGTCGCCCCGAAGGCGGTGAGGCCATGGCCATGCGGGCGATCTTTGCCCTCATCGAGCAAACCCTAGCGGATTGTCCATGGCCTCACTGA
- a CDS encoding outer membrane protein: MVLNVLKLSVAGAGALLVAAWPTLAQAGGSQDVVEASNREDVAPLGMPRVEHREPEYAGMVAQDPVSVDPEVASDELAGEDLALEDLGLSGLAFEAGATTGMAQDLMPLMPGLIAAESVVETVPAPNQVAQVRPSTDGEEWEYVLSPYLFVPFSVRSELTIGGVTRSVSAGLGDLFSLDRIFSGALRFEARQPKYGFFADASHVFVREGQGVTGFPLPPAVAGVIAAQAGVPIPPGTPLDANITGTGRTTTVSLGGYYRVVDQVLGAGTASASNYPRLMVDPYLGARLVALNSSLDFDVAIAGANRTARLSDSTVLFKPMIGTQVGLELSDQWALGLRGDLSGLAIGADDSFAWSLWAGARYRFSPSWALQLGYQYKDSNYRLGQGATRFSIDQTQQGIWTGLDIRL; the protein is encoded by the coding sequence ATGGTCTTGAATGTACTAAAACTGAGTGTGGCGGGTGCAGGAGCCTTGCTGGTGGCGGCATGGCCGACCCTTGCTCAAGCCGGGGGGAGTCAGGATGTTGTTGAAGCATCTAACCGTGAAGACGTAGCCCCGCTGGGGATGCCCAGGGTTGAACATAGGGAGCCCGAATATGCGGGCATGGTTGCCCAAGACCCGGTTTCTGTGGATCCTGAGGTTGCTTCAGATGAACTAGCTGGAGAAGATCTTGCCTTAGAGGATCTTGGATTAAGTGGGCTGGCGTTCGAGGCTGGTGCAACAACAGGGATGGCCCAGGATCTGATGCCCCTGATGCCCGGTCTAATAGCGGCTGAATCGGTTGTTGAGACGGTGCCAGCACCTAATCAAGTGGCCCAGGTGCGTCCTTCTACCGATGGTGAGGAGTGGGAGTATGTGCTGTCACCCTACCTATTTGTGCCCTTTAGCGTCCGGTCTGAACTCACGATTGGGGGAGTCACTCGGTCGGTTTCAGCGGGGCTAGGGGATTTGTTTAGCCTAGACCGGATCTTTTCGGGGGCGCTGCGCTTTGAAGCTCGTCAGCCCAAGTATGGCTTCTTTGCCGATGCCTCCCACGTATTTGTGCGGGAAGGGCAAGGGGTGACGGGGTTCCCGCTGCCTCCGGCGGTGGCGGGTGTGATTGCGGCCCAGGCGGGGGTGCCCATCCCTCCTGGAACCCCGCTAGATGCGAACATTACGGGTACAGGGCGTACAACAACGGTGAGCCTAGGGGGCTATTATCGTGTGGTTGATCAGGTTTTGGGGGCAGGTACTGCTAGCGCATCCAACTATCCTCGGCTGATGGTAGACCCCTACCTGGGGGCTCGTCTCGTAGCTTTGAACAGTTCCCTTGATTTTGATGTGGCCATTGCCGGAGCCAACCGCACGGCACGATTGAGTGATTCCACGGTGCTGTTTAAGCCGATGATAGGCACTCAGGTGGGGCTAGAACTCTCCGACCAGTGGGCCTTGGGGCTGCGGGGCGACCTTTCTGGGCTGGCCATTGGGGCCGACGATAGCTTTGCTTGGAGCCTATGGGCCGGGGCACGGTATCGCTTTTCCCCTAGTTGGGCCTTGCAGTTAGGCTATCAATACAAAGACTCTAACTATCGTTTGGGGCAAGGAGCCACCCGCTTCAGCATCGACCAAACTCAGCAGGGAATTTGGACGGGGCTGGATATCCGGCTTTAG
- a CDS encoding metal-dependent hydrolase family protein: MGLRRGLLGLVVGVVLVGLLGIFTQTGLAQSRPSSMAAASTAVLFENVRIFDGVSPQLSGPANVLVVGNTISGVSTQDLTPPATATVTRINGQGRVLMPGLIDAHSHLFMETSTEADLVAATATPEALFRRAQENATAMLMRGFTSVRDMAGPVFELKRAIDAGTVVGPRVWPSGAMISQTGGHGDFRDLSELPRTPTSELSLAERFGVSAIADGVPEVLRSSREQLMRGASQIKVAAGGGVASAYDPIDVAQYTEAEIRAAVESAENWNTYVAVHAYTPRAVQMAIRAGVKSIEHGQLIDEETAQLIAEKGVWLSMQPFLDDEDANPYPEGSPSRESQLLVAQGTDNAYNLAKKYNLKTAWGTDTLFNPEGATRQGAKLAKMVRWYTPAEVLTMATSTNAELLALSGPRNPYPGKLGIVETGALADLLLVNGDPLANIQLIEDPQRNFLVIMKDGVIYKNLLR, encoded by the coding sequence ATGGGACTGCGCCGTGGACTTTTGGGCTTGGTGGTTGGGGTTGTTCTGGTCGGGCTGCTGGGGATTTTCACCCAAACTGGGTTAGCCCAAAGTCGCCCGTCGAGTATGGCGGCGGCATCAACGGCGGTGTTGTTTGAAAATGTCCGCATTTTTGATGGAGTTTCGCCGCAGTTGTCTGGGCCAGCCAATGTGTTGGTGGTGGGAAATACCATTAGTGGCGTCAGTACCCAAGATCTCACGCCACCTGCTACGGCTACCGTGACGCGCATTAACGGCCAGGGGCGGGTGCTCATGCCCGGTTTAATCGATGCCCATAGCCACCTATTCATGGAAACCAGCACCGAGGCGGATCTGGTGGCGGCAACGGCGACTCCAGAAGCCCTGTTTCGGAGAGCCCAGGAGAATGCAACGGCGATGCTGATGCGTGGGTTTACCAGTGTTCGCGATATGGCAGGGCCAGTGTTTGAACTCAAGCGTGCCATTGATGCTGGAACCGTTGTGGGGCCTCGTGTTTGGCCGTCGGGGGCGATGATTTCCCAGACTGGGGGACACGGCGACTTTCGGGATTTGTCCGAACTACCCCGGACGCCGACCTCGGAGCTGAGTTTGGCGGAACGCTTTGGGGTGAGCGCTATTGCTGACGGGGTGCCGGAGGTGCTTCGCAGCAGCCGCGAACAATTGATGCGGGGGGCCAGTCAAATTAAAGTAGCGGCTGGCGGCGGGGTTGCTTCGGCCTATGATCCTATCGATGTCGCCCAGTACACAGAGGCTGAGATTCGGGCGGCGGTGGAGTCGGCAGAAAACTGGAATACTTATGTGGCGGTTCATGCCTATACACCGAGGGCGGTGCAAATGGCGATTCGGGCTGGGGTGAAAAGCATTGAGCATGGCCAGTTGATCGACGAAGAAACCGCTCAACTCATCGCAGAAAAAGGTGTGTGGCTGAGTATGCAGCCCTTTTTGGATGATGAGGATGCTAACCCCTATCCAGAGGGATCGCCTAGCCGAGAAAGCCAGCTTTTGGTGGCCCAGGGTACGGATAATGCCTACAACTTGGCCAAAAAATATAATCTAAAAACCGCCTGGGGCACGGATACGCTGTTTAATCCTGAGGGCGCGACTCGGCAGGGGGCTAAGCTTGCCAAAATGGTGCGTTGGTATACTCCCGCTGAGGTGCTGACAATGGCGACGAGTACCAATGCAGAACTGCTGGCGTTGTCTGGGCCTCGCAACCCTTACCCTGGCAAGTTGGGCATTGTGGAAACGGGTGCCCTAGCGGATTTGCTGCTGGTGAATGGAGATCCCTTGGCCAATATTCAATTAATTGAGGATCCACAACGCAATTTCTTAGTGATTATGAAAGATGGTGTGATCTACAAGAACCTTTTGCGCTAG
- a CDS encoding endonuclease MutS2 has translation MIQQETLNLLEWPRLCQHLSTFAATKLGALAVQNLAIPATQAESETLLTQTREVYWLDQHTTGLSFGGIRDITAPLERANRQGILSGEELLDIATTLNGARQLRRAIEAQSAEDLPLLQEMVAELRTYPELEQQIHHCIDDRGDVTDRASSKLSSIRDRLKATRSDIQQRLQRIMQRQSGALQEALITQRGDRFVLPVKAPQKDAIPGLVHDTSASGATLYIEPHAIVELGNQLRQLLRQERTEIEVVLRQLSEQVAEVYNDLEHLLATVTRLDLAYARARYSLWLEANPPRFTEPNESTTLRQLRHPLLLWQQRHEQGSEVVPIDLLMQPNLRVIAITGPNTGGKTVTLKTLGLAVLMAKVGLFIPAREPVELPWFEQVLADIGDEQSIEQSLSTFSGHIKRIGRILEALDDSKFKVQNSESLPPSDSPDFLDSFDSPSSAVDHLPISPSPDSPLPTPHSRLPTPHSLTNALILLDEVGAGTDPTEGTALAIALLKYLADHACLTVATTHYGELKALKYQDSRFENASVEFDDVSLSPTYRLLWGIPGRSNALSIARRLGLNAAVVEEAASHMAVGVQEDVNQVIAGLEAQRRQQEEKSQAAAALLAQTESLHNEVRRKAEMLRERERDLRAQQEVAIQQAIAAAKADIAKVIRKLQQGTPTAQDAQRATEAIDAIAQTQLPTRQPKPAQPKPGFKPQVGDRIRIPSLGQTAEVLTAPDDDHKLTVRFGLMKTTVSLADIESLQGEKAEVPAKPKPQDTVPAAQAAPSAPAVRTSRNTIDLRGMRVAEAESVLEEAIAHASGALWVIHGHGTGKLKRGVHDYLHRHPQVQRLEAADQSDGGTGVTVVYL, from the coding sequence TTGATTCAGCAAGAAACCCTCAACCTGCTAGAGTGGCCCCGCCTGTGCCAGCACCTGTCCACCTTTGCCGCCACCAAGTTAGGTGCCCTCGCGGTTCAGAATTTGGCGATCCCTGCCACCCAAGCCGAAAGCGAAACCCTGCTCACCCAAACCCGTGAAGTCTACTGGCTCGATCAGCACACCACGGGCCTTAGCTTTGGCGGCATCCGCGACATCACCGCCCCCCTAGAACGGGCCAACCGCCAGGGCATACTCAGCGGTGAGGAACTGCTGGATATCGCGACAACCCTCAACGGTGCCCGCCAACTGCGCCGCGCCATCGAGGCCCAATCCGCAGAAGACCTGCCCCTGCTTCAGGAGATGGTAGCCGAACTCCGCACCTATCCCGAACTAGAGCAGCAAATCCACCACTGCATCGATGACCGGGGCGATGTGACGGATCGCGCCAGCAGCAAGCTCAGTTCCATCCGCGACCGCCTCAAAGCCACCCGCAGCGACATCCAGCAACGGCTCCAGCGGATCATGCAGCGCCAGTCCGGTGCCCTGCAAGAAGCCCTGATTACCCAGCGGGGCGACCGCTTTGTGCTGCCCGTCAAAGCGCCCCAAAAAGACGCCATCCCAGGATTGGTACACGATACCTCCGCCAGTGGCGCGACTTTATATATAGAACCCCACGCCATCGTTGAGCTAGGCAACCAACTGCGCCAACTCCTGCGCCAAGAACGCACCGAAATCGAGGTTGTTCTACGCCAGCTCTCGGAACAAGTTGCTGAGGTCTACAACGATCTTGAACACCTGCTGGCCACCGTCACCCGGCTCGATTTGGCCTACGCCCGCGCCCGCTACTCCCTCTGGCTAGAGGCCAACCCACCCCGCTTTACCGAACCCAACGAATCCACCACCCTGCGCCAACTGCGTCATCCCCTCTTGCTTTGGCAACAGCGCCACGAACAGGGTTCTGAGGTGGTGCCCATCGACCTATTGATGCAGCCCAACCTGCGCGTCATTGCCATCACTGGCCCCAACACCGGAGGCAAAACGGTGACGCTCAAAACCCTGGGCCTCGCCGTGCTGATGGCCAAAGTTGGCCTCTTTATCCCCGCCCGCGAACCCGTTGAACTGCCCTGGTTCGAGCAAGTCCTGGCCGACATCGGCGACGAACAATCCATCGAACAAAGTCTCTCCACCTTCTCCGGCCACATCAAACGCATTGGTCGCATTTTAGAGGCACTGGATGATTCAAAATTCAAAGTTCAAAATTCAGAGTCTCTGCCGCCATCAGATTCCCCGGATTTCCTCGATTCCTTTGATTCCCCTAGTTCTGCTGTAGACCATCTCCCCATCTCCCCATCTCCCGACTCCCCACTCCCGACTCCCCACTCCCGACTCCCGACTCCCCACTCCCTCACCAACGCCCTCATCCTCCTCGACGAAGTGGGCGCAGGCACCGACCCCACCGAAGGCACTGCCCTCGCCATTGCCTTGCTGAAATACTTGGCTGATCATGCCTGCCTCACCGTGGCCACCACCCACTATGGCGAACTCAAAGCCCTGAAATACCAGGATTCCCGCTTTGAAAACGCCTCGGTGGAATTTGATGATGTCAGCCTCTCCCCCACCTATCGCCTGTTGTGGGGCATTCCGGGCCGTTCCAACGCCCTCTCCATCGCCCGTCGCTTGGGCCTCAATGCCGCCGTAGTGGAAGAAGCCGCCAGCCACATGGCCGTGGGTGTGCAAGAAGATGTTAACCAGGTAATCGCCGGACTAGAAGCCCAACGCCGACAGCAGGAGGAAAAATCCCAGGCCGCCGCCGCCCTCCTGGCCCAAACCGAATCGCTGCACAACGAAGTTCGCCGCAAGGCCGAAATGCTGCGGGAGCGGGAACGGGATCTCCGCGCCCAGCAAGAAGTTGCCATTCAGCAGGCCATTGCCGCCGCCAAGGCCGACATCGCTAAGGTGATCCGCAAACTGCAACAGGGCACCCCCACTGCCCAAGATGCCCAGCGGGCCACGGAAGCCATCGATGCCATCGCCCAAACTCAACTCCCCACCCGACAGCCCAAGCCCGCTCAGCCCAAGCCGGGATTCAAACCCCAGGTCGGCGACCGTATCCGTATTCCCAGCCTGGGCCAAACTGCCGAAGTCCTCACCGCCCCCGACGATGACCACAAACTCACCGTCCGCTTTGGCCTAATGAAAACCACCGTCAGCCTCGCGGATATCGAATCCCTCCAGGGCGAAAAGGCCGAAGTTCCCGCCAAGCCCAAACCCCAAGACACCGTGCCCGCTGCCCAGGCCGCACCGTCTGCCCCCGCCGTTCGCACCAGCCGCAACACCATCGACCTGCGAGGGATGCGCGTCGCCGAAGCCGAATCCGTCCTCGAAGAAGCCATCGCCCACGCCAGCGGTGCCCTCTGGGTCATCCATGGCCACGGCACTGGAAAACTCAAACGCGGCGTCCACGACTACCTCCACCGACACCCCCAAGTCCAGCGCCTCGAAGCCGCCGATCAATCCGACGGCGGCACAGGCGTCACCGTGGTCTATCTCTAA
- a CDS encoding serine/threonine-protein kinase: protein MIPKLRGRYRPLKLIGRGGFGRTYFALDTDRLNQRCVIKQFAPQNQGTKSFLKAVQLFEQEAVRLNELGEHPQIPHLLAYFEQNKYLYLVQQMIAGRTLFQEVAVKGPYEDQDVRNLLEDLLPVLTFIHSRGVIHRDITPANIMRRKADGVPILIDFGVAKQFSEAVMYEPGTRIGTEGYAPMEQLRSGQAYPSSDLYSLGVTCLHGLTGCRPEDLYSPLEGRWVWQERLQQMGRTLSPGLVDILNGMTKDLVSERYQTAQDVLSDLQRLPKLSGSVPGWRSTASPDSLFTGLPKPPMSGPGERAGLSLPTTVLPSPLGLPGAEVSPPMPPPSNPIQPHPTHSERSTPLIPSPQSPQLPPPIPTSAPPSGPGWQEVRRLTEHQSWVVTVAFNAKRPLLVSGSLDKTVRIWDWQTGQVLHTLTAHDRGVNGVAMGSGGQVLASCGDDATVKVWNLSNCALLHVLKGHLRDVTTVAIGSQGFLLASGSEDRTIRLWTLDRGNLVKTLVGSAGMVKSVAWALDDSLLISGGLDNTVRLWNPQTAVSSHTLSGHANTVNQVAVSPNHQWIASASKDRTVRLWHLPNGDPGPILQGHTQEVNTVAFFPDSQRLVSGGSDGTLRIWRIDGTLQHVIHAHTNPIHSLAVHSHGELLASSSSDKTIKLWQWCPQ, encoded by the coding sequence TTGATTCCAAAGTTGAGAGGGCGCTATCGCCCCCTGAAACTAATAGGTCGGGGCGGGTTTGGCCGTACCTACTTTGCGCTGGATACGGATCGCCTGAATCAACGCTGCGTCATTAAGCAATTTGCCCCCCAAAACCAGGGCACCAAGTCATTCCTGAAAGCTGTCCAGCTTTTTGAGCAGGAAGCGGTGCGGCTCAACGAACTGGGGGAACATCCCCAAATTCCTCACCTCCTCGCCTACTTTGAACAGAATAAGTATCTGTACTTAGTACAGCAAATGATTGCGGGCCGCACCCTATTCCAGGAGGTCGCCGTCAAAGGGCCGTACGAAGACCAGGACGTTCGCAACCTCCTAGAGGATTTACTGCCTGTCCTGACCTTCATCCATAGCCGAGGCGTCATCCATCGCGATATTACACCCGCCAACATCATGCGCCGCAAGGCCGATGGAGTGCCAATTTTAATTGACTTTGGTGTAGCCAAACAATTTAGCGAGGCGGTGATGTATGAACCGGGCACCCGCATCGGCACGGAAGGCTATGCGCCCATGGAGCAATTACGCAGCGGCCAAGCCTACCCATCTAGCGACCTCTATAGTTTGGGGGTTACTTGCCTTCATGGGCTGACGGGGTGCAGACCTGAGGATCTCTACAGCCCCCTAGAAGGGCGCTGGGTTTGGCAAGAGCGGCTTCAGCAGATGGGCCGTACCCTTAGTCCTGGACTGGTGGATATTCTCAACGGCATGACTAAGGACTTGGTCAGTGAGCGATACCAAACAGCCCAAGATGTGCTGAGCGACCTGCAACGTCTGCCCAAGCTGTCTGGCTCAGTGCCGGGATGGCGCAGTACCGCTAGCCCAGACAGCCTCTTTACCGGGTTGCCCAAACCGCCGATGAGCGGGCCAGGAGAACGGGCAGGGCTATCGTTACCCACAACAGTGCTGCCCTCTCCGTTGGGATTGCCTGGGGCAGAGGTATCCCCTCCAATGCCCCCCCCATCCAACCCTATCCAACCCCATCCAACCCATTCAGAGCGTTCGACTCCTCTCATACCTTCCCCCCAATCGCCCCAGTTGCCGCCGCCGATCCCCACCTCCGCGCCTCCCAGCGGCCCTGGTTGGCAAGAGGTTAGGCGGCTGACGGAACACCAGTCTTGGGTGGTGACAGTAGCCTTTAACGCCAAGCGGCCTCTGTTGGTCAGCGGCAGCCTCGATAAAACGGTACGAATTTGGGACTGGCAAACAGGTCAAGTTCTCCACACCCTGACCGCCCACGACCGAGGGGTAAACGGCGTTGCCATGGGCAGCGGCGGGCAGGTACTCGCTAGCTGTGGTGATGATGCCACAGTCAAGGTTTGGAATCTAAGTAATTGCGCCCTGTTACACGTCCTCAAAGGCCACCTGCGAGATGTAACCACCGTGGCGATTGGTAGCCAAGGCTTTCTCTTGGCTAGCGGCAGCGAGGATCGCACGATTCGGCTATGGACGCTAGATCGAGGCAATTTAGTCAAAACCCTGGTGGGCTCAGCCGGGATGGTTAAATCCGTAGCCTGGGCGCTAGATGACAGCCTCCTCATTAGCGGCGGATTAGATAATACGGTGCGACTGTGGAACCCACAAACAGCCGTGAGCAGCCACACTCTCAGCGGCCATGCCAACACCGTTAACCAAGTTGCCGTAAGCCCTAACCACCAATGGATTGCCAGTGCCAGCAAAGACCGTACCGTAAGGCTTTGGCACCTGCCCAACGGAGATCCAGGGCCAATTCTTCAGGGCCATACCCAGGAAGTCAATACCGTCGCCTTCTTTCCCGACAGCCAGCGACTAGTGAGCGGCGGCAGCGATGGCACCCTGCGAATTTGGCGGATTGACGGCACCCTACAGCACGTTATTCACGCCCACACCAACCCCATTCATAGCTTGGCGGTACACAGCCACGGCGAACTATTAGCTAGCTCCAGTTCCGACAAAACCATCAAACTATGGCAATGGTGCCCACAATAG
- a CDS encoding DUF2442 domain-containing protein, whose translation MTTLTLETEPLAVAISFEADKLIVELADGRSLVVPLVWYPRLMHGSRQERANWQLLGEGYAIEWPDLDEHIGIEGLLAGRRSSESQRSLDCWLFTRQGR comes from the coding sequence ATGACTACTTTGACCCTTGAAACAGAACCCCTTGCGGTGGCAATCTCCTTTGAAGCTGACAAACTCATCGTTGAACTCGCCGATGGTCGCAGTCTAGTCGTGCCTTTGGTATGGTATCCCCGCCTCATGCATGGCTCTAGGCAGGAAAGAGCCAACTGGCAGTTGTTGGGTGAAGGATATGCCATCGAATGGCCTGATCTCGATGAGCATATTGGCATTGAAGGCTTACTGGCAGGTCGCCGCAGCAGCGAAAGCCAACGCTCCCTTGACTGCTGGCTATTCACTCGTCAGGGAAGATAA
- a CDS encoding addiction module protein codes for MSNHPLLKMDISQLSVAERIQLAEDLWDSILAMPDELPLTDGQTQELDRRLEQYQQDPTLGSSWEVVKGRLGLSQ; via the coding sequence ATGAGTAACCATCCGCTGCTGAAAATGGATATCTCTCAGCTTAGTGTGGCTGAACGGATTCAGTTGGCTGAGGATCTTTGGGATAGTATTCTGGCGATGCCGGATGAGCTGCCGTTGACTGATGGCCAAACCCAGGAGCTTGATCGACGGTTAGAGCAATATCAACAAGACCCCACTTTAGGTTCTTCTTGGGAAGTGGTTAAAGGACGGTTAGGGTTGTCTCAATGA
- a CDS encoding type II toxin-antitoxin system RelE/ParE family toxin, which translates to MSNYRLIIRPEAESDIQDAFEYYEAQSSGLGSEFVRAIDACLSGIGRNPQAYPVVYKQARRALIRRFPYGILYVVDQDVIVVLACFHGRRNPKTWQDRL; encoded by the coding sequence ATGAGCAACTATCGTCTGATAATTCGCCCGGAAGCTGAGTCTGATATTCAGGATGCCTTTGAATATTACGAAGCTCAAAGTTCTGGTCTAGGTTCTGAGTTTGTTCGAGCAATTGATGCTTGCTTGTCTGGTATTGGGCGCAATCCGCAGGCTTATCCGGTTGTTTATAAGCAAGCTAGACGAGCTTTGATTAGACGATTTCCCTACGGAATTTTATACGTAGTAGATCAAGATGTGATTGTTGTCTTGGCATGTTTTCACGGTAGGCGGAACCCAAAAACATGGCAGGATCGGCTCTAG
- a CDS encoding type II toxin-antitoxin system RelE family toxin, giving the protein MSWHVFTVGGTQKHGRIGSRHSIIHAEYRIRIGDYRLRYKIDDENQVVILGRCQHRKNVYD; this is encoded by the coding sequence TTGTCTTGGCATGTTTTCACGGTAGGCGGAACCCAAAAACATGGCAGGATCGGCTCTAGGCATAGCATAATCCATGCTGAGTATCGTATTCGTATTGGTGATTACCGTCTACGCTACAAAATTGACGATGAAAACCAAGTGGTTATTTTGGGCCGATGTCAGCACCGCAAGAATGTTTACGACTAA
- a CDS encoding DUF2283 domain-containing protein, which translates to MDTLKIYYDELGKTLTVWFGDPSDEFIAEETGEEVLLIKNQAGVVIGFERLNYELAEGESPKIEFMTA; encoded by the coding sequence ATGGACACCCTAAAGATCTACTACGACGAACTTGGCAAAACCCTGACTGTCTGGTTTGGCGATCCATCGGACGAATTTATTGCGGAAGAAACCGGAGAAGAAGTTTTGTTGATCAAAAATCAGGCTGGTGTTGTCATTGGTTTTGAACGTCTGAACTACGAACTGGCTGAAGGTGAAAGCCCTAAAATTGAATTTATGACTGCTTAG
- a CDS encoding DUF4258 domain-containing protein, whose product MEDSLYFDVTTPLGRCIRVTVAYWEVIVTIKHPIMQGKEGLVQQALQSPIEIRQSRSDPDVYLHYAAEPPYIICAVARYLNGDGFLITAYRTNKIKEGTLLWTP is encoded by the coding sequence GTGGAAGATTCCTTATACTTTGACGTAACAACACCATTGGGGCGGTGCATTAGAGTGACGGTGGCCTATTGGGAAGTCATCGTCACGATCAAGCATCCCATCATGCAAGGCAAAGAAGGTTTGGTGCAGCAAGCCTTGCAATCACCGATAGAAATTCGGCAAAGTAGAAGTGACCCTGATGTTTACCTACACTATGCCGCTGAGCCGCCCTACATCATTTGCGCGGTAGCCCGCTATCTCAATGGTGATGGTTTCTTGATTACAGCCTACCGTACCAACAAAATCAAAGAAGGTACTCTTCTATGGACACCCTAA